A section of the Paenibacillus aurantius genome encodes:
- a CDS encoding DUF58 domain-containing protein, translating to MSGRLFPDPGLLLRIEQMSVAAKKRIRGTMQGKRRSRMLGSSMEFADYRMYTPGDDTRQLDWNVYGRTGKAFIKQFMDEQELQVHLYVDVSRSMDFGGTDSHPDHSKFLYARRLAACVGYITLAGYDRVGVKLFGEDMIGQLPVMRGKGSASRLFAFLEQAEVELSGNMKGALMKPSALPRLPGSTWIFSDFLYESGIEETLSYFLAARQEVVVVQVLSPEEVRPDLMGDLRLIDSETGEAKEVAVSRRVLEEYRKTVDRYTRGLQRFCRERGMAYVLAVTDVPVDVTVRRAFRDAGLLF from the coding sequence ATGAGCGGGAGGCTCTTTCCCGATCCGGGTCTTCTGCTTCGAATCGAGCAGATGAGCGTTGCCGCGAAGAAAAGAATCCGCGGGACGATGCAGGGCAAGCGCCGCTCCCGCATGCTCGGTTCCTCTATGGAATTTGCCGACTACCGCATGTATACCCCGGGCGACGACACCCGGCAGCTGGACTGGAATGTATACGGACGAACCGGCAAGGCGTTTATCAAGCAGTTTATGGATGAACAGGAGCTACAGGTTCACCTCTATGTGGACGTCTCGCGGTCCATGGATTTTGGAGGCACGGATAGCCATCCTGATCATTCCAAGTTCCTTTATGCCCGCCGCCTGGCCGCTTGCGTAGGGTACATCACCCTGGCGGGATATGACCGGGTGGGGGTGAAGCTGTTCGGGGAGGACATGATCGGGCAGCTTCCGGTTATGCGGGGCAAAGGCTCCGCTTCCCGGCTTTTTGCCTTTCTGGAGCAGGCGGAGGTGGAGCTTTCCGGAAACATGAAGGGGGCCCTGATGAAGCCCTCCGCCCTTCCTAGGCTCCCGGGCAGCACGTGGATCTTCTCCGACTTCCTGTATGAGTCGGGGATTGAGGAGACCCTCTCTTATTTCCTGGCCGCGCGCCAGGAAGTGGTGGTCGTCCAGGTCCTGTCCCCGGAAGAAGTCCGTCCCGACCTTATGGGGGATCTTCGTCTGATCGACAGCGAAACCGGGGAAGCGAAGGAGGTTGCCGTTTCCCGCCGTGTGCTGGAGGAATACCGGAAGACGGTGGACCGTTATACGCGCGGGCTTCAACGATTTTGCCGCGAGCGGGGGATGGCTTACGTTCTGGCAGTAACCGATGTCCCGGTGGACGTAACCGTCCGCCGAGCCTTTCGCGACGCGGGTCTTCTGTTCTAA
- a CDS encoding AAA family ATPase, whose amino-acid sequence MIESKEQVEGWTASINAIREQIGRVIVGQQEVVEQILWCILAGGHALLEGIPGLGKTMLVRTIADTLDLSFSRIQFTPDLMPADITGTNVIRFGQKGETSYEFQPGPVFGNLLLADEINRATPKTQSALLEAMQEKTVTIGSTTHRLPRPFFVLATQNPLENEGTYPLPEAQLDRFLLKIHVTYPTPEELKEIVRRTTSAVTVEAGKVADAPLLEEIQRGAKEILLADDVLDYAVQLLMRTHPGEKGAPDSVGHYVRFGSGPRGIQSIVSVAKVRAMTQGRMHVSVKDIRQVAVPALRHRIFLNFEGQATGVSTDTVVEDILASLENGR is encoded by the coding sequence TGGAGGGCTGGACGGCTTCCATTAATGCCATACGAGAACAGATCGGTCGCGTCATCGTCGGCCAGCAGGAGGTGGTCGAGCAGATTCTTTGGTGTATTTTGGCCGGAGGACACGCCCTGCTCGAAGGGATACCGGGCCTCGGCAAGACGATGCTCGTGCGGACGATCGCCGATACGCTTGACCTGAGCTTCTCCCGGATTCAGTTTACCCCGGACCTGATGCCGGCCGACATTACCGGAACGAATGTGATCCGCTTCGGCCAGAAGGGCGAAACGTCCTACGAGTTTCAGCCGGGTCCCGTGTTCGGGAACCTGCTCCTGGCCGATGAGATCAACCGGGCGACTCCGAAGACCCAGAGCGCCCTGCTCGAAGCCATGCAGGAGAAAACGGTGACCATCGGCTCCACCACCCACCGGCTTCCCCGGCCATTTTTTGTTCTGGCTACCCAGAATCCGCTGGAGAACGAAGGCACGTATCCGCTGCCGGAGGCGCAGCTGGACCGCTTCTTGCTTAAAATCCACGTCACCTATCCGACGCCGGAAGAACTCAAGGAGATTGTAAGAAGAACTACCTCCGCGGTAACGGTGGAAGCCGGGAAGGTGGCCGACGCTCCGCTTCTGGAGGAAATCCAGCGAGGGGCCAAGGAAATCCTTCTCGCCGACGATGTTCTCGACTATGCGGTTCAGCTTCTTATGAGAACTCATCCCGGGGAGAAAGGCGCACCGGATTCCGTTGGTCACTATGTCCGGTTCGGCTCCGGACCCCGAGGCATTCAATCCATCGTGTCGGTGGCCAAGGTCAGGGCCATGACCCAGGGGCGGATGCACGTGTCGGTGAAGGATATCCGGCAGGTGGCCGTACCGGCCTTGCGGCACCGCATTTTTCTTAATTTCGAAGGACAAGCGACGGGAGTCTCCACCGATACGGTCGTGGAGGACATTCTCGCCTCGCTTGAGAACGGCCGATGA